One Candidatus Dadabacteria bacterium DNA window includes the following coding sequences:
- a CDS encoding tetratricopeptide repeat protein yields MRKSPEKKLFLLPFLFLCLSCGGVRLSFDSDSGIESVDREDAYYHFALSALYLEQGDLKRALQSLEEAERVDPRSSEIKYRLALIYTVLNMREKAVANFTQSIVLDPSNSPAYRDLARIYLAYPDEAMKKRGKKFLLKAAETDSGDRETYLLLCAAELYSGNLEKAGHYAEKSLSISPRDVTGHFYLGSIASRRNDLDAAVKHYERALEIQRTYYPAFVGLVETLEKAKRIEEAIEQYESAIRKFAPYRDVFISYGNMLYRHRRFEEAIKQYHNAEAADPENPEISFRIGLLYLESGSYEEAIGELKQVFERLPAHFGAKYYSAVAHTKLGQYSQSRMLLDSIPQSSDFHIDAVVHGAYIHELEGSAQKAINILRELHEKDPYNPKAVNSLGEIYGRQGRQEDSISLYGRYLEKHPDEESVLYSLGVSYYYSDRIPEALSVMEDIISRNPRSFDAMNFIGYTYAERGKKLDYAEELISKALELAPRRAYIIDSLGWVYYQKGDFTRALEYLLRASEIPPPDAAILEHVGDVYEKLGKRELAVENYTKALELLDSKKLVTVEDRKIRARLQEKLKEFRRDEA; encoded by the coding sequence TTGAGAAAATCTCCTGAAAAAAAGCTGTTTCTTTTGCCTTTTCTGTTTCTTTGTCTTTCCTGCGGCGGTGTGAGACTCTCTTTTGACTCCGACAGTGGCATTGAGAGCGTAGACCGGGAGGATGCGTATTATCATTTTGCGCTTTCGGCGCTTTATCTGGAACAAGGGGACCTGAAACGTGCGCTGCAGAGCCTTGAAGAGGCAGAACGGGTTGATCCCCGGTCTTCTGAAATAAAATACCGTCTCGCTCTGATTTACACGGTTCTTAATATGCGCGAGAAGGCCGTTGCCAATTTCACCCAGTCCATCGTTCTTGATCCGTCAAATTCCCCGGCTTACAGGGACCTTGCCCGCATCTACCTTGCATATCCTGACGAAGCCATGAAGAAAAGGGGCAAGAAATTCCTGCTTAAGGCTGCCGAGACCGATTCCGGAGACAGGGAGACCTATCTGCTTCTTTGCGCGGCTGAACTCTATTCCGGCAATCTTGAAAAGGCGGGGCATTACGCCGAAAAAAGCCTTTCGATAAGTCCCAGAGATGTCACGGGTCACTTCTACCTTGGAAGCATCGCTTCCAGAAGAAACGATCTGGATGCCGCGGTAAAGCACTACGAAAGGGCCCTTGAAATTCAACGGACATACTACCCCGCTTTCGTCGGGCTCGTTGAAACCCTTGAGAAAGCGAAAAGAATCGAAGAGGCGATAGAGCAGTACGAGTCGGCGATCAGGAAATTTGCTCCTTATCGCGATGTCTTTATTTCCTACGGGAACATGCTTTACCGCCACCGCAGGTTCGAAGAGGCCATAAAGCAGTACCACAACGCGGAGGCCGCGGACCCGGAGAATCCCGAGATCAGCTTCAGAATCGGTCTTCTGTATCTTGAAAGCGGCAGTTACGAGGAAGCTATCGGAGAACTGAAACAGGTTTTCGAACGTCTGCCTGCACATTTTGGGGCAAAATACTACTCTGCCGTCGCTCACACCAAGCTCGGGCAGTATTCCCAGTCAAGGATGCTTCTCGATTCCATACCCCAAAGCTCCGACTTCCACATAGACGCAGTCGTCCATGGAGCGTACATACATGAACTTGAGGGTTCAGCACAGAAGGCGATCAATATACTGAGAGAGCTTCATGAGAAGGACCCGTACAATCCCAAGGCCGTGAATTCTCTGGGTGAAATCTACGGAAGGCAGGGAAGACAAGAGGATTCGATCTCTTTATACGGCAGGTATCTTGAAAAGCACCCCGATGAGGAATCCGTTCTGTATTCGCTCGGCGTTTCGTATTACTACAGCGATCGCATACCGGAAGCGCTTTCGGTAATGGAGGATATAATCAGCAGGAATCCGCGGAGCTTCGATGCGATGAATTTCATCGGGTACACGTATGCCGAGCGGGGAAAAAAACTTGATTACGCCGAGGAACTCATTAGCAAGGCTCTTGAGCTTGCTCCCAGGCGGGCTTACATAATCGACAGCCTGGGTTGGGTTTACTATCAGAAGGGCGATTTCACCAGAGCCCTCGAGTATCTGCTTCGCGCCTCGGAGATCCCTCCTCCCGATGCGGCTATTCTGGAGCACGTGGGCGATGTGTATGAGAAACTCGGCAAAAGAGAACTTGCGGTGGAGAATTACACGAAAGCCCTTGAACTCCTGGATTCCAAGAAACTGGTTACGGTTGAAGACAGGAAAATCCGCGCGAGGCTTCAAGAAAAGCTAAAGGAATTCAGGCGCGATGAGGCATAG